The Bradyrhizobium barranii subsp. barranii genome segment CGCTCACCAACGAAGATGGCATTGGCCACTACAAGGGCAACTTCGGCAACCTGCTGTTCTTCTGGGACGTGCTGTTCGGCACGGCGCATATCACACGCAAATATCCCGCCAAGGTCGGCCTGCAGGACGACATCCTGTTTGGCCCGGAGCGCTGGACGACGCAGATGTTCTACCCGCTCGTCCACTCAAAGCGCGAACATTCGGCGCTCCGCCCCGGCGGCCGTGGCTTCACCGAAGCAGACCTGCAGACCGAAGCTAAGCAGAAGGCCACCTGAACGCGGGTAGCGTCGAGGCGCCGCAGCAAGCGTTCGCGATGCCTCGGAAGGAGCTGGAATGGGTAACCATCTGGTCCGCGAGCGGCCTCTTGGCCACACCGAGATGAGCCGAGCGGAAACCATCGTGCTTGCGGCTGGAGCACCGCGCTTGTGGCGGTCTTCATCCGACTCATTGGTATTGGTTAGGAGAAGGCGATGATCGTCTGTTCTTGCAATGTGTTCAGCGACCACCAGGTGCGGTCAGTGGTCATAAAAGAAGCGCGACGGCCCCGCATGAGCGAGGTGTATGCTTGCCTCGGATGCTGCGCCCAGTGCGGCTGCTGCGCTCGCGCCATCAAGCGGATCATGGATGAGAGGCCGGGCTCCGTCCATGCGAGCGCAAGCATGCACTGACTTGGAGTTGACACGGTCACGGTCAGCGCGTGCCCTGGTTATCCACCTGGAGGACACGCGAAACCCAGAGAAAGCGAACATCATGAACGTGCCTGTCAATTTCCGTTCCGTCGACATTCCCGCCGAACTGCAGTCCTGCTTCGCCGCGCAGCGGGCGGCCTATTTGGCGGCGCCCGAGCCATCCTACGATCAGCGCATTGCTGACCTGAAGGCCCTCGGGCAACTCCTGAAGGACAACAAGGACGAGCTGGTCGCAGCGATCAACGCCGACTACGGCAACCGGTCTGAATTCGAGACCCTGTTCGCCGAATATTTCGTTGTCCTGGAAACAATCGCCGACGCCAGAAAGAACCTGAAAAAGTGGATGAAACCGCAGCGCAGGCACGTCGACTTCATGACCTACCCGCTCGCGCGCAACCGCGTCATCCCACAGCCGCTCGGCGTCGTCGGGGTCATCGTTCCCTGGAATTTCCCGCTTAACCTCAGCTTCTGCCCGCTCGCCGCAATTCTGGCCGCCGGCAATCGTGCGATGGTCAAGATGTCGGAAAATTCAAGAGCGCTCGCCGAGGTCCTGATCCGTGTCTCGCCGAAGTATTTCCCGCTCGAGAAGCTTGCCTTTTTCGAGGATGGCGGCGGACGAGGACCCGCATTCTCGTCATTGCCCTTCGACCATCTGCTGTTCACGGGATCCGGCGCGACCGGTCGCGCAGTCATGGCAAACGCGGCCCGCAACCTCACCCCTGTCACGCTTGAATTGGGCGGCAAGGCACCTGCAATTGTTGGGCCTGACTTCCCGGTCAAGACAGCGGCAGAGCGCATTCTCTGGGTGAAGATGTTCAATGCCGGTCAGATCTGTACGAATGTCGACTACATGTTTCTGCCCAAAGGGGGTGAGGACGAGTTCGTCCATCATTGCCGCAAGCTGTTTGCCGAGCGCTTCCCGGACATCAACGGTCAAGACTACACGTCGATCATCGATGAACCGTCGTTCACGCGGCTGCAGGCGACCCTGGATGATGCCCGTACAAAGGGTGCAGTCCTGGTCAATCTTGCGGAACGGCAGATTCCGGACACGAAGCAGCGCAAATTTCCACCGCATCTCGTGCTAAATCCGACGGACGACATGATTGTCATGCAGCGCGAGATCTTTGGCCCGATCCTGCCGATCAAGACCTATACAGATCGGCAGGAGGTCGCCGACTATATCAATAGTCACGACCGACCGTTGGCAATCTATCCATTCACCTCCGATGCCGAGCTGCGCGACTTCTACATCTCGCGGGTGATGTCGGGTGGCGTATCGGTCAATGAAGCTCTCCTGCACGTCGGCCAGCACGACCTGCCATTCGGTGGGATCGGTGCGAGCGGTATGGGCCATTACCACGCGCGCGAGGGGTTCAACACCTTTTCAAAATTGCGCCCGGTCTTCTATCAAGGTCCTCTCTCGCCGATCCAAATGCTATTTCAGCCGCCCTACGCCGGCCGCCCAATGAGCATCCTGCGGACGATGATCAAGTGGAAGACGTGATGCGTGACTGTGGCAGATCGGCGCCAATGATACGCGCCGCAAGCCTGGGCGGATGCCGGGCGTCGTCGGCATTTTATCCCGGTATCGTCGCGGTCGATCTCAGCCAGGGCGGCGCACATTTTGAAGCTCTGCTGACTATAGTGACTGCGGCGTCGATTCATTCTCATTCGCACGGAGACCGCCATGAAGGGTAACGTCTTTATCATCACCGGCGCGCTGGGCGCGCTTGGCAAGGTGGTCGCCGAGGAAGCCCTTTCGCGCGGCGCGCGAGTCGCCGGTATCGATCATGCTGAGTCGCAGTTCGCCGCAACAGCCCAGCGGATCGAATTCGGCCGCATCGACCTGACTGATGCGGCACAGGCGAAAGAGGCGATCGATGCCGCAGCCGCGCATTTTGGCGCGATCGACGCGCTAATCAATATTGCTGGCGGATTTGCCTTCGAGACCATTGCCGACGGCGATCCCAAGGTTTGGCAGCGCATGCATGCTCTCAATGTCGAGACCGCGCTGAATGCTTCGCGCGCAGCGATCCCGCATCTTCTCAACTCGCGGGCGGCCCGCATCGTCAATATCGGTGCGACGGGCGCACTGCAGGCCGGCCCCGGCATGGGTCCTTATGCGGCGTCGAAGGCCGGCGTGCATAAGCTGACGGAGTCACTAGCTGCCGAGTTGAAAGGCAAGATCACCGTCAATGCGGTGCTGCCCTCGATCATCGATACCGCGGCAAACCGCGCCAGCATGCCGAAGGCCGATTCTTCCGAATGGGTCGCGCCAAAGGAACTCGCCGATGTCATCCTCTTCCTGGCGAGTGACGCCGCCAGCGCCGTTACCGGCGCGCTGCTGCCGGTCAACGGACGGGTCTGAAGCGCGGTTGCGCCGCTACCAGCTTCCGAAGCACAGCTCAGCTACCGGATGCCCCTGCGCCGATATCGATGTACGTCCCAGTCACCTGTCCCGCAAAGACCACCGAAAGATGATAGTCCTCGAGGTTCTGTGAATAGGATAGCTCCAACCCAGCTTACTGCGATGACCGAGGTCGGCATGTCCGCTTTGGGTCAAAAGCCGACCTCGGGTGAATGACCGCTTTTGGCAAAGCGGACGTTCGCACGCCTCGCAAGGGAGCTTTCAGCGACTCTTGAAATCTAGGATCAATGGTGGGCGCACATGGGTCGAACCATGGGCCTCTCGCGTGTCAAGGCGGGCTAGTCGCAGGGGGGGGGTGCGGGCCTCTCCTTGGATGATGCCATCATGCCGGTGTTTTGCCCGACGCGTCAATCGAATTTCGGAAAAGGCGTAACCCATTGATCCGACTGACGCCGGCTACTGTGCATGGGGTTGTTTTCGACATTTTGGTTCGGACGGTCCCCGACAGCCGCGAGGCTTGGGCGATCGTCGGCAACCGTCAGGGTTCAGGAGGATGGATGGTGGGCGCACAAGGGATCGAACCTTGGACCTCTCCCGTGTGAAGGGAACGCTCTCCCGCTGAGCTATGCGCCCGGGACCATCATGCCGACGGCCGGACTTTCGGCCGGCCGGCACATCGGAGCCCGCGATTTAGAAGTGCGGGCCAAAGGTGTCAAGTTTCCAGGCGCCTCGAGGCCGGAAAACCTTCCGCCAATCACGCAATCGCAGGCGAATCCGTGGTTTGGGCCGCTTATGCGCCCTGCTGGCGGGCGCGGGAGGCGTGGGCCTGGAGCGCGCGGATGCGCTCGGCGAGCGTTCCGCCGCCTTCGGGCAGGGTGATTGCGGCCGCGCCATTGCCGGCGGCGTCATTGGCCGGGCGGGGCGCCGGTTTCGGGGGCTGGCCGGCCTCGGCCGCCAGCAGCGCCTCGATCGGCGAGTTCGGGCCTTCGAGCTGCATCGCGAGCTTGGCGACCTCGGCCGCGATGTCGTTGATGCGTTCGCGCAGCAGCGCATTCTCCATGCGCTCGGTCGCCCAGGAACTCTCCGCCTGCTGTTGGATCGCGTTGATGTCGCGCTGGAGCTTGGCGCGCTCGTCGCGCGCGGTGCGCAGCTGCTCCTCCAGCGCGGTCTTTTCCGCGCGGAGCGATTCGAACGCCGCCGACGATTTGCCGCCGCTCAAGCCGGCGATCTCGACGCGCAGCTCCTTGATGGTACGATCATTACCCTCATTGGCCTGGCGGAGCTGGTTGTTCTCGTAGTCGCGCTCGGCGAGCAGCTTGCCCTGCGTGGCGAGGCGGCCTTCGAGATCGGCGACGCGGCCCGACAGCATCTCGGCCTCCTTGACCTGCACGATCAGCTGGCGATCGAGCTCGGTGACGCGCTGGCTCAGATTCTCGACACGGCCGCGCGCATCGCCGAGCTCGCGGGAGGCGGTCTCGGATTCGGTCCGTTCCTGCGTCAGCCGCGCCTGCGTGGCGGCAAATTCCTTCTCGGCGTCGCCGACGCGATTTTTCAAGTTCTCGATCTGCGCGCGCACCGCGACCAGCTCGACCTGCCGGCTCTCCGCCATCATCGAGCGGTCGGACAGCTCGGAGTTGATTTTTGCGAGTTCGCCCTGCTTGTCGGTCAGCGCGTTCTCGGCGGCGCGCAGGGCCTCGGTCTTGGCGCTGAATTCCTCTTCGGTGGCGCGGAGCTGCTCCTTCACCGCCTTCTCGCGTGCCTCCAGCGCGAAGATCGTGGCGTTCTTCTCGCCGAGCTCGATCTTCATGCGGTTGATGGCGTCGCTCTTCTTGCCGAGCTCGGCGAGCTGGCTCGTGGTCTTGTTCTTGAGCTGGTCGACACTCATCTCGAGCCGCCGCGCCGACATGGCGAATTCGGCGCGGAGCTGGTCCTTGTCGGCCTGGATCTCGGCCATCGAGAGGGGGGTGGCGGCCTCGAGCCGGCGCGTGGTCAGGCGGACCGCGCGGTTATGCACCAGCGGCACGATGGCAAGCCCGCACAGCATCGAGAGCAGGAAGCCGATCGCCAGGTACATGATCGGTTCGACCATGGGGCCAGAACTCCGAAAGCAAGGAAAAATTTACCAAAGACAATGCATGGCGGGCCGGCAAAAAGCCAGCCCCGCCCTGTTGTTAACGTGAATCCGGAATCGGACCGGAGGAGGGAGCCCTAGAACGGGTTCCAGGTCGCGCGCGGGGTGAATTTCAAATAGCCGATATTGGCGCCCAGCCGTAGCCCGAGGCCCGA includes the following:
- the fabG gene encoding 3-oxoacyl-ACP reductase FabG encodes the protein MKGNVFIITGALGALGKVVAEEALSRGARVAGIDHAESQFAATAQRIEFGRIDLTDAAQAKEAIDAAAAHFGAIDALINIAGGFAFETIADGDPKVWQRMHALNVETALNASRAAIPHLLNSRAARIVNIGATGALQAGPGMGPYAASKAGVHKLTESLAAELKGKITVNAVLPSIIDTAANRASMPKADSSEWVAPKELADVILFLASDAASAVTGALLPVNGRV
- a CDS encoding coiled-coil domain-containing protein, which translates into the protein MVEPIMYLAIGFLLSMLCGLAIVPLVHNRAVRLTTRRLEAATPLSMAEIQADKDQLRAEFAMSARRLEMSVDQLKNKTTSQLAELGKKSDAINRMKIELGEKNATIFALEAREKAVKEQLRATEEEFSAKTEALRAAENALTDKQGELAKINSELSDRSMMAESRQVELVAVRAQIENLKNRVGDAEKEFAATQARLTQERTESETASRELGDARGRVENLSQRVTELDRQLIVQVKEAEMLSGRVADLEGRLATQGKLLAERDYENNQLRQANEGNDRTIKELRVEIAGLSGGKSSAAFESLRAEKTALEEQLRTARDERAKLQRDINAIQQQAESSWATERMENALLRERINDIAAEVAKLAMQLEGPNSPIEALLAAEAGQPPKPAPRPANDAAGNGAAAITLPEGGGTLAERIRALQAHASRARQQGA
- a CDS encoding coniferyl aldehyde dehydrogenase; the encoded protein is MELTRSRSARALVIHLEDTRNPEKANIMNVPVNFRSVDIPAELQSCFAAQRAAYLAAPEPSYDQRIADLKALGQLLKDNKDELVAAINADYGNRSEFETLFAEYFVVLETIADARKNLKKWMKPQRRHVDFMTYPLARNRVIPQPLGVVGVIVPWNFPLNLSFCPLAAILAAGNRAMVKMSENSRALAEVLIRVSPKYFPLEKLAFFEDGGGRGPAFSSLPFDHLLFTGSGATGRAVMANAARNLTPVTLELGGKAPAIVGPDFPVKTAAERILWVKMFNAGQICTNVDYMFLPKGGEDEFVHHCRKLFAERFPDINGQDYTSIIDEPSFTRLQATLDDARTKGAVLVNLAERQIPDTKQRKFPPHLVLNPTDDMIVMQREIFGPILPIKTYTDRQEVADYINSHDRPLAIYPFTSDAELRDFYISRVMSGGVSVNEALLHVGQHDLPFGGIGASGMGHYHAREGFNTFSKLRPVFYQGPLSPIQMLFQPPYAGRPMSILRTMIKWKT